One Umboniibacter marinipuniceus DNA window includes the following coding sequences:
- a CDS encoding c-type cytochrome yields the protein MNKAKLATLIFGLAASSVVLGAGDPAAGQAKAAVCAACHGADGKAVIPGYPNLAGQNELYLVNSMKAYRSGDRKPVGNGAVMAGQAAALSDADIENLAAYFAAMAN from the coding sequence ATGAATAAAGCTAAGTTAGCTACTTTAATTTTTGGGCTCGCCGCAAGTTCTGTAGTACTCGGTGCAGGAGATCCCGCAGCAGGTCAAGCTAAGGCTGCCGTCTGCGCAGCGTGTCACGGGGCCGATGGTAAAGCCGTGATTCCAGGGTATCCAAATCTAGCAGGCCAGAATGAACTCTACCTGGTCAATTCCATGAAGGCCTACCGCAGTGGTGACCGCAAGCCTGTCGGCAACGGTGCGGTGATGGCTGGTCAAGCTGCCGCCTTGTCAGACGCTGATATAGAGAATCTGGCAGCGTATTTCGCGGCCATGGCGAACTAA
- a CDS encoding NAD(P)H-hydrate dehydratase, producing the protein MLHWQPSLSCSQVKALDRDFQQTECMPGYQLMKRAAHHCVELIQSHFNPRHCTVLCGGGNNGGDGWQIAAELQATGWSVNVLSSVDPQTLSGDARLAFDAASSAKVCWGRWTNGIQIEADLLVDALIGIGFKPPLTADLKQLINAVSETGIPVLAVDCPSGLNVDTGDAQHALPAVLTATFLALKPGLLTGDGKAASGNVVSFNLGCHARFLSSYHSDVQLLTEVDALPARSLNHFKHQAGHVLTFGGAQQTAGAAMLTAEAALFSGAGLVTLATDEPGQMAINARRPEVMVCRHQAVPSVATASVVAVGPGLAASDKAALDLCLQLTCPAVLDAGALRVLAANPKYSERWVLTPHTGEAAALLRESSVAVNADRIGSAKRIQQQFGGVVVLKGPGTIVCGPDRCIINSTGNAALGVAGSGDILTGVIAALQAQGLSPFDAAAAGVYWHGRAADLWREKHGERGLSVSELLVLIRAQINGVESGTCG; encoded by the coding sequence ATGTTGCATTGGCAGCCCTCTCTATCATGTTCGCAAGTGAAAGCGCTTGATAGAGACTTTCAACAAACGGAGTGCATGCCTGGCTATCAGCTGATGAAGCGAGCCGCACATCACTGTGTGGAACTTATCCAAAGCCACTTCAATCCTCGGCATTGTACGGTGCTGTGCGGAGGCGGTAACAATGGTGGCGACGGATGGCAGATTGCAGCAGAATTACAGGCCACTGGCTGGTCCGTTAATGTGCTGAGTTCGGTTGATCCGCAAACGCTCTCTGGGGACGCTAGACTGGCCTTCGATGCCGCGTCCTCAGCTAAGGTTTGTTGGGGTCGCTGGACGAATGGCATCCAGATTGAAGCGGACCTCCTCGTTGATGCGCTCATTGGTATCGGCTTTAAACCACCTTTAACGGCTGATTTAAAGCAACTAATCAATGCAGTAAGCGAAACAGGTATTCCAGTCCTTGCTGTGGATTGCCCGTCAGGGCTCAATGTGGACACAGGTGATGCCCAACACGCTCTTCCAGCTGTACTAACCGCGACTTTTCTGGCGCTAAAACCAGGGTTGCTGACGGGCGACGGCAAGGCGGCGTCAGGCAACGTTGTGAGCTTCAATTTGGGTTGCCATGCCAGATTCTTATCCAGCTATCACTCGGACGTTCAGCTGCTCACCGAGGTCGATGCGCTTCCTGCGCGCTCACTGAACCACTTCAAGCACCAAGCAGGGCATGTTCTTACCTTCGGGGGCGCTCAGCAGACGGCAGGCGCGGCAATGCTTACGGCGGAAGCAGCGCTTTTTAGTGGAGCTGGACTGGTGACTCTGGCAACCGATGAACCCGGCCAAATGGCAATCAACGCTCGACGACCAGAGGTCATGGTTTGTCGTCATCAAGCGGTTCCAAGCGTCGCTACGGCATCCGTTGTGGCGGTAGGGCCAGGTTTGGCAGCGAGCGATAAGGCTGCGCTAGACTTATGTCTTCAGCTCACCTGCCCTGCTGTGTTGGACGCTGGGGCGCTTCGTGTACTGGCCGCCAATCCAAAGTATTCGGAGCGCTGGGTCCTGACGCCTCATACCGGCGAAGCGGCAGCGCTTTTGAGGGAATCTTCGGTAGCGGTTAATGCTGATAGAATTGGCTCTGCAAAACGAATCCAGCAGCAATTCGGCGGTGTGGTGGTGTTAAAAGGCCCGGGTACCATTGTTTGTGGCCCGGATAGATGTATCATCAATTCTACAGGTAATGCTGCTTTAGGTGTGGCGGGCTCAGGTGATATCCTTACCGGTGTGATCGCGGCGCTCCAGGCTCAGGGTCTTTCTCCCTTCGATGCCGCCGCTGCGGGTGTCTATTGGCATGGAAGGGCGGCTGATCTCTGGCGAGAGAAACATGGTGAGCGCGGTTTAAGCGTGAGTGAATTATTAGTGCTTATTCGGGCACAGATCAATGGAGTAGAATCAGGCACATGTGGTTAG
- the tsaE gene encoding tRNA (adenosine(37)-N6)-threonylcarbamoyltransferase complex ATPase subunit type 1 TsaE yields MWLADEAATISLGQQIAKGLKGGAVVFLRGHLGAGKTTLTRGILLGFGHSGAVKSPTYTLVEPYELEPWQLFHFDLYRLGDPEELEYMGIRDYFSDQSIALIEWDERGAGMLPQPDLIINLNAKDTGREVSFEACTDQADNLVTELELWGAQ; encoded by the coding sequence ATGTGGTTAGCAGACGAGGCCGCTACAATTTCGCTAGGACAGCAAATAGCAAAAGGTTTAAAGGGTGGAGCCGTTGTGTTCCTTCGCGGTCACCTAGGCGCGGGTAAAACAACACTTACTCGCGGTATTTTGCTCGGCTTCGGCCACAGTGGCGCAGTGAAGAGTCCAACCTACACGCTAGTTGAGCCCTACGAGCTAGAACCTTGGCAACTCTTTCATTTCGACTTGTACCGCCTAGGAGATCCCGAAGAATTAGAGTACATGGGCATTCGCGATTACTTCAGCGATCAGAGCATTGCCCTGATTGAGTGGGACGAGCGCGGCGCAGGAATGTTGCCTCAGCCCGATTTGATCATCAATCTAAATGCCAAGGACACCGGGCGAGAGGTTAGCTTCGAAGCCTGCACAGATCAGGCGGACAACTTAGTTACCGAGCTTGAGTTATGGGGTGCGCAATGA
- a CDS encoding N-acetylmuramoyl-L-alanine amidase produces the protein MMMLRNAFIAVLLLMLSTATVANAVQGIRTYHAPDNTRIVFDMNEAVAYSSFALDSPSRFVIDIERGDLLSHVALPSFEASSSVDGIRYSTSDEKLRIVIDLNRSVGVKTLTLGATADAGPRLVVDIPELDAPSSVITVDTSANRNIRVVVDPGHGGEDPGASGPGGLREKNVVLDIAKRLVDKLNATAGYEAYLTRDSDYYIPLRGRNDIARQRQADLFISIHADAFTNPQANGASVFALSESGATSEMARFLAETENQSDLVGGVNLVDMEDQVLAGVLLDLSMTGTLSHSLEVGSEVLEEIGGIARLHKRSVEQAGFVVLKNPDIASILVETGFISNPGEARKLATRDYRSKMAQRIFNGVDAYFRALPPAGTLLAAYKNGLIRQHTVARGDSLGLIAQRNRVTVQAIRAANNLTSDVIHIGQTLIIPNE, from the coding sequence ATGATGATGCTTCGCAATGCTTTTATCGCCGTGTTGCTGCTAATGCTGAGCACCGCGACTGTCGCGAATGCGGTGCAGGGAATCCGGACTTACCATGCGCCGGATAACACGCGTATTGTCTTCGATATGAACGAAGCCGTTGCCTACAGCTCATTCGCACTGGATAGCCCCAGCAGATTTGTCATTGATATTGAGCGCGGGGATTTGCTATCTCACGTCGCGCTACCGAGCTTCGAAGCGAGTAGCAGTGTCGATGGCATACGCTACTCAACCAGCGATGAAAAACTGCGCATCGTAATTGATTTAAATCGTAGTGTGGGCGTTAAAACCCTTACGTTAGGGGCCACAGCGGATGCTGGACCGCGCCTCGTGGTGGATATTCCAGAGCTTGACGCACCCTCTTCCGTGATAACGGTTGATACATCTGCCAATCGTAATATTCGGGTTGTGGTTGACCCCGGGCACGGCGGCGAGGATCCCGGCGCATCTGGGCCAGGTGGTTTGCGCGAAAAAAATGTGGTCCTTGATATTGCTAAGCGGCTGGTAGATAAGCTCAATGCGACGGCTGGATACGAAGCCTATTTAACGCGAGACAGTGATTACTACATTCCTCTTAGAGGGCGCAACGATATCGCCCGTCAGCGTCAGGCCGATCTTTTCATCTCCATTCATGCCGATGCCTTCACCAATCCTCAAGCTAATGGTGCTTCGGTCTTTGCCCTTTCTGAGAGCGGCGCGACATCGGAAATGGCAAGATTTTTGGCGGAAACCGAGAATCAGTCGGATTTAGTAGGCGGTGTTAATTTAGTAGATATGGAAGATCAGGTGCTCGCGGGCGTCTTGCTGGACCTGTCTATGACGGGCACACTGTCCCATAGCCTCGAGGTAGGTTCGGAGGTGCTTGAAGAAATTGGCGGCATCGCACGCCTCCATAAGCGAAGCGTTGAGCAAGCAGGATTTGTGGTGCTTAAAAACCCTGATATTGCCTCCATCTTGGTTGAAACGGGGTTTATTTCCAACCCCGGGGAAGCAAGAAAGTTGGCCACTCGCGATTATCGTAGCAAAATGGCGCAGCGTATATTTAATGGTGTCGATGCCTATTTTCGCGCCCTGCCGCCAGCGGGCACCCTCTTAGCGGCATATAAGAACGGTTTGATTCGCCAGCACACGGTAGCCCGAGGCGATTCACTTGGTTTGATCGCGCAGCGCAATCGCGTGACAGTCCAAGCCATTAGAGCGGCGAATAACTTGACTTCCGACGTTATCCACATCGGTCAAACACTAATCATACCAAACGAGTAA
- the mutL gene encoding DNA mismatch repair endonuclease MutL, with protein sequence MTKIRTLTPRLANQIAAGEVVERPASVAKELLENALDAGATRVDIEVEQGGVKLIRVRDNGSGLAADDLPLALSRHATSKIYQLDDLEAVTSLGFRGEALASISSVSKLLMSSSEDGEEAWQARTQGADMVPELSPTAHPQGTTVEVRDLFFNTPARRKFLRTEKTEFGRIDDTFKRVALANFGTNFTLRHNGKTIHSLRSGEDQLSMERRIAELCGRAFMEDAIHVNVAASGLKLWGWLAKPTFSRSQADLQYFFVNGRAIRDRVVSHAVRQAYRDVLFHGRHPAFVLYLELDPSTVDVNVHPTKHEVRFRDQRLVHDFLFRTLHRVIAELKPSDSLPGAVDTSTAQIAMANEAVLNAINEQRPLGFASATASTPQGGSGSFNTGYQPAPPSQNNDWKGLYSAASAADGSSDSLANTAFTPQPLSETSSDDIPPLGFAIAQLKGIYILAENEQGLIVVDMHAAHERITYERMKADFSANGLLGQPLLVPQGLAASAGQVEAAEMHQQLFVKLGFQVDVVSDESLIIRQVPVLLSQANVEQLVYDVLVDLEKYGTSDRIEAHVNELLSTMACHGSVRANRKLTVPEMNALLRDMEETERSGQCNHGRPTWTLMTLNQLDKLFLRGQ encoded by the coding sequence ATGACTAAAATTCGTACCCTAACCCCTCGACTGGCAAACCAAATTGCGGCAGGGGAAGTTGTTGAGCGCCCGGCCTCGGTGGCAAAGGAATTGTTGGAGAATGCCTTGGATGCTGGGGCGACGCGAGTTGATATTGAGGTAGAGCAAGGTGGCGTCAAGCTCATTCGTGTGCGTGATAACGGTTCAGGTTTAGCGGCGGATGACCTGCCCCTCGCGTTGTCTCGTCATGCTACGTCGAAAATATATCAGTTGGACGATCTCGAGGCGGTCACGTCGCTGGGTTTCCGTGGCGAGGCTTTGGCGTCGATCAGTTCGGTGTCGAAGCTATTGATGAGCTCCAGTGAGGATGGTGAAGAGGCTTGGCAAGCTCGTACTCAGGGCGCTGATATGGTGCCAGAGCTGAGTCCTACAGCGCATCCCCAGGGGACCACCGTAGAAGTTCGCGATCTCTTTTTCAACACGCCAGCTAGACGAAAATTTCTACGCACCGAAAAGACCGAGTTCGGACGTATTGATGATACCTTCAAGCGCGTTGCGTTGGCGAATTTCGGTACCAACTTTACCCTGAGGCACAACGGTAAAACGATCCATTCACTCCGCTCTGGCGAAGATCAATTATCAATGGAGCGGCGGATCGCAGAGCTTTGCGGTAGGGCATTTATGGAAGACGCCATACACGTCAATGTCGCTGCATCGGGCTTGAAACTTTGGGGTTGGTTAGCGAAGCCTACTTTTTCTAGGTCGCAAGCGGACTTGCAGTACTTCTTCGTCAATGGTCGTGCCATTCGAGATCGGGTAGTCAGTCACGCCGTTCGCCAGGCATATCGGGATGTGCTGTTTCATGGCCGCCACCCTGCATTTGTTTTATACCTCGAGCTAGATCCGTCAACGGTTGACGTCAACGTGCACCCCACTAAGCATGAAGTTCGCTTTAGGGATCAGCGTTTAGTGCATGATTTTTTGTTTAGAACACTTCACCGCGTGATTGCCGAGTTGAAGCCCAGCGACTCACTTCCTGGCGCTGTCGATACCTCAACGGCACAAATTGCCATGGCCAACGAAGCCGTCTTGAATGCCATTAACGAACAGCGTCCCTTAGGTTTTGCTAGCGCCACGGCCTCGACACCCCAGGGTGGCTCTGGAAGCTTTAACACTGGTTATCAGCCCGCCCCGCCCAGTCAGAATAATGATTGGAAAGGTTTGTATTCAGCTGCGAGCGCAGCAGACGGTAGCAGTGACTCTTTGGCTAATACTGCCTTTACACCACAGCCACTCAGTGAGACAAGTTCTGACGATATCCCGCCGCTTGGTTTTGCTATCGCTCAACTGAAGGGCATTTATATTCTTGCCGAAAATGAGCAAGGGCTTATCGTGGTAGATATGCATGCGGCACATGAGCGAATTACCTACGAGCGAATGAAGGCTGATTTTTCGGCGAATGGACTATTGGGTCAGCCGCTTTTGGTGCCGCAGGGATTGGCTGCGTCGGCAGGTCAGGTAGAAGCCGCAGAAATGCATCAGCAGTTGTTCGTGAAACTTGGATTTCAGGTCGATGTCGTCAGTGATGAGAGTTTGATTATTCGTCAAGTTCCGGTGCTGTTGAGCCAGGCGAATGTTGAGCAGCTCGTCTATGATGTGCTGGTGGACCTCGAGAAGTACGGCACCTCTGATCGTATCGAAGCCCACGTTAATGAACTGCTTTCCACCATGGCTTGCCATGGATCGGTTCGCGCAAATCGCAAACTTACGGTACCGGAAATGAACGCTCTACTTCGTGATATGGAGGAAACCGAGCGCAGTGGACAGTGTAACCACGGCCGTCCAACTTGGACGCTAATGACGCTTAACCAGCTCGACAAACTATTCCTGCGAGGGCAGTAA
- the miaA gene encoding tRNA (adenosine(37)-N6)-dimethylallyltransferase MiaA: MGPTASGKTALAIELYQSGGFDIISVDSAMVYRGLDIGSAKPSQEELVQAPHRLIDIRDPAEAYNAVDFRNDALREIERSHARNRIPLFVGGTMLYYKVLLEGVANMPSADAAVRAKVEAIAEEKGWQAVHALLTQVDPVAAERIHPNHSQRLSRAYEVFLQTGKPLSQWHSEQERDALCERYNVRQMAVMPIDRKILHGRIEQRFDQMMELGFEAEVMALMQREDLHLDLPSMRSVGYRQMWRYLAGEINFATMRDQILAATRQLAKRQFTWLRGWEDVYHLDVSGTPDLEALNNLALRYYQRD; the protein is encoded by the coding sequence ATGGGGCCCACTGCGTCGGGAAAAACCGCCTTAGCAATAGAGCTCTACCAGAGCGGTGGCTTTGATATTATTTCGGTGGACTCCGCTATGGTGTATCGCGGTTTGGATATCGGTAGCGCGAAGCCCTCCCAAGAAGAACTAGTCCAGGCGCCTCACCGTCTTATTGATATCCGCGATCCCGCAGAGGCCTACAATGCGGTTGATTTTCGCAATGACGCGCTACGAGAAATTGAACGCAGTCACGCTCGCAATCGGATACCACTCTTTGTTGGCGGAACAATGCTCTATTACAAGGTATTATTGGAAGGCGTGGCGAATATGCCCTCGGCCGACGCTGCAGTGCGTGCAAAAGTAGAGGCAATTGCGGAAGAAAAAGGTTGGCAAGCTGTTCATGCCCTGCTGACGCAGGTTGACCCGGTCGCGGCTGAACGCATCCATCCCAATCACTCACAACGTTTGTCACGTGCTTATGAGGTCTTCCTGCAAACGGGCAAGCCGCTCTCGCAGTGGCATTCCGAGCAGGAACGCGACGCGTTATGCGAACGCTATAACGTCAGGCAGATGGCGGTGATGCCAATCGATCGAAAAATCCTACATGGACGAATTGAGCAACGCTTTGATCAGATGATGGAGTTAGGTTTTGAAGCGGAAGTGATGGCGTTGATGCAGCGTGAAGACCTTCACCTGGATCTCCCGTCTATGCGTTCGGTGGGGTATCGGCAAATGTGGCGCTACCTTGCTGGCGAGATTAACTTTGCCACCATGCGTGATCAGATTCTTGCCGCAACGCGTCAACTCGCCAAACGCCAATTTACCTGGTTGCGTGGTTGGGAAGACGTCTATCATCTCGATGTTTCGGGAACCCCTGACTTGGAGGCGTTAAATAATCTTGCTTTGCGCTACTATCAGCGGGACTAA
- the hfq gene encoding RNA chaperone Hfq: MSKGHTLQDPYLNVLRKDRIPVSIYLVNGIKLQGQIESFDQFVVLLKNTVSQMVYKHAISTIVPARAVRVPVANPAEASDAE, from the coding sequence ATGTCAAAAGGGCATACCCTACAAGACCCTTATTTAAACGTTCTTAGAAAAGATCGCATTCCTGTATCAATTTACCTCGTCAACGGTATTAAGTTGCAGGGTCAAATTGAGTCATTTGACCAGTTTGTTGTCCTCCTTAAGAATACAGTTAGCCAAATGGTCTACAAGCATGCAATTTCAACAATTGTACCTGCTCGTGCCGTGCGCGTCCCAGTTGCTAACCCTGCTGAGGCTAGTGACGCTGAATAA